CAGTTCTTCGAGGACGTATCGGTCGCCGACGGCCGTGGTGCGGACCTCGATACCGGCCGCGCGCATCGCCAGATGCAGGCCGAGATTGCTCATCACGGTCGCCACCAGCGTGTTGGCGGCCAGTTCCCCGGCCTCCTGCATGGCCAGCGCCAGGATCACCATGATCGCGTCGCCGTCGACCACGCGGCCGGTCGCGTCGACGGCCAAGCAGCGGTCGGCGTCGCCGTCGTGGGCCAGGCCCAGATCCGCGCCGTGTTCGACGACCGCGGCGCGCACCACATCCATGTGGGTGGACCCGCAGTTGTCGTTGATGTTCAGACCCGTCGGCTCGGCATTGATGGCGATGACGTTGGCGCCCGCGGCGCGGTAGGCCCGTGGTGCGGCGGCCGACGCCGCGCCGTGCGCGCAGTCGACGACGACGGTCAGACCGTCGAAGCGCGTCGTCACCGCCTTGTTGACGTGCCGCAGGTACCGGTCCAGCGCATCCTCGGCGTCCAGGACGCGGCCGATGCCCGTACCGGTGGGCCGGGCCACCGCACCGGCGTGCACGAGTTCCTCGATGCGGTCCTCGGTGGCGTCGTCGAGCTTGTGACCACCGGGGCCGAAGATCTTGATGCCGTTGTCGGGCATCGGATTGTGCGACGCCGAGATCATCACGCCGAAGTCGGCGTCGTAGGCACTGGTCAGGTAGGCGACGGCGGGCGTCGGAAGCACGCCGACCCGAAGGGCGTCGACGCCTTCACTGGTCAGGCCCGCGATCACCGCGGCCTCCAGCATCTCGCCGCTGGCCCGCGGATCACGTCCCACGACGGCCACCCGGCGGGCGCGTCCGGGCGGGTTCGCCGCCGCGGTACCGCTGAGCCGCCGCGCCGCGGCGGACCCGAGGGCCAAAGCCAGTTCAGCGGTCAGGTCGCGATTGGCGACACCGCGCACACCATCGGTGCCGAACAGTCGAGCCATGTTTACAAACTTCTCATAGTTACCCCCGCGAAACACAACCATCGAGGTCATCGGTCGGTTCGCGATCCAACCGATATCGGATCGAGACCCACACAGAGCAGAGCACCGCCCGCAGGCCGCGGGCGGTGCTCATGAAGGCTCATGAAGTCGGCAGCGGCGACTAGCTGCCGCTGTCCTCCTCGGTGGTCGTGGTGGGTGCCGTGCTGGTGTCGGTCTCCTCGGCCGGGCCGGTGCCCTCGGCGGACGCGCCGTCGGTGGACTCCTCGGCGCCCTGTTCGGTGCCCTGCGGCTCCTCGGCGGTCGCCGGGGCACCCTCGTTCTGGCGGAACTCGACGGCTCCGACGGTGTTGTTGCAGACGTTGGTCTGAGCGCCATTGGCGTCGACGGTCTCGGCCAGGGTGGTGATCTGGCCGATGTCGCTGTCGCACACGCCCGCGGCGACCTGTGCCGCCGCGCCGATCGGCACGTCTTCGAGGACACCTGCGGTGCCCAGCGCGAGGTCGACCTGACCGTCGCGCGGTTGAGCGTTAGCGATGCCCATTCCGGCGGACAGGAACAGCGCCCCGCCCAGGGCCGCGCCGACCGTCACTCGCTTCACAGTGCTCTTCATCAACTACTCCTTTTCAGTCAGGAAACGGTCCGGTCCCCCAACGAGCTGACTGACTCGTACCGACGGCGGGTTTCGGTCCCGCCCGGGCGCACATGGGCGCCCCCGCTTCGACTCCAGGGTTTTGACCGGCGGGTGCAATGTCAAACCGCTTTCGGCGAACTTCAGCACCGCAATTGCGGACATCGATTTGCCTGGCACACAACGAGAAAAGCAGCGACCCGCCGATGAGCAGTGACGACGACGAACTGGCTGAATTCGCAAGAAATTACTGTGCCTGCGCGAATCGACCGATAAAAAAACCGCCGAGCGCGGAGGAATTCCACGCTCGGCGGCTGAAAGGCGACAGATCAGCGCTTGCTGTACTGAGGAGCCTTGCGGGCCTTCTTGAGGCCGTACTTCTTGCGCTCGATGGCCCGCGGGTCACGGGTGAGGAACCCGGCCTTCTTCAGTGCGGGCCGGTCCTCCGGCTGCACCAGGATCAGGGCACGGGCGATCGCCAGGCGCAGCGCGCCGGCCTGGCCGGACGGGCCGCCACCATCGAGGTGGGCGTAGATGTCGAACTGATCCACCCGATCGACGGTCACCAGCGGAGCCTTGATGAGCTGCTGGTGCACCTTGTTCGGGAAGTAGTTCTCCAGCGTGCGGCCATCCAGGTTGAACTGGCCGGTGCCGGGCACCAGACGCACGCGGACCACGGCCTCCTTGCGGCGACCGACGGTCTGGATCGGACGGTCGATGATGACCGGCTCGCGCGGCTCGGCGCTCTCGGTCACCACCTCGGTTTCGGTCACATCGGTCACTGGGCCACCTGCTTGATCTCGTACGGAACCGGCTGCTGCGCGGCGTGCGGATGATCGGGACCCGCGTACACCTTCAGCTTCTTCTGGATCTGACGGCCGAGCTTGTTGTGCGGAAGCATGCCGATGATCGCGTTCTCGACGACGCGGGTCGGGTGCTTCTCCAGCAGCTCACCGATGGTGCGCTTGCGGAGGCCGCCCGGGTAACCCGAGTGGCGGTAAGCGAACTTCTTGGTGAGCTTGTCGCCGCTGACGGCGATCTTGTCGGCGTTGATCACGATGACGAAGTCGCCACCGTCAACGTTGGGCGTGAATGTCGGCTTGTGCTTGCCACGCAGCAGCGTTGCCGCTGCGGAGGCGAGCCGGCCGAGCACCACGTCGCTGGCGTCGATGACGTACCACGAGCGCGTGGTGTCACCCGCCTTCGGCGTGTAAGTAGGCACAGTGCTTACCCTTCTCGTTTCGGGTTTCCCCGGGTTTTGGTGCCGGTCAGGCGTGCGCACCTGGTGTCCCGGCGACCGACATTGACCCGGAACCGCTCGCCCATACGGGCAGCACACACCAACGGGGCAGCTTACCTTTCCTCGTCGGCGCAGGTCAAAACGAGTGTCATGGGCGTCGAGCGGGAAAAAGGAACCGGTAGGCGGTGGGCTGCGTCCTATACATATGCCGTTTCTGGGCACCGAGGCGCTGGCCGCGGGCAGGGTCAACCGCTACCAGTTGCGTACCAGGTACGACGCCGTTCACCGGAATGTCTACGTGCCGCGAGGCACCACGCTGTGCCCCGTCGACAAGGCGGTGGCGGCCTGGCTGTGGTCGGGCCGGCGGGCGACGGTGGCGGGCCTGTCCGCGGCGGCCCTGCACGGCTCGCGGTGGATCGACGCCACGCATCCGGCCGAGCTCAACCAGCCGAGCCGCTCGCGGCCTGCGGGCATCGTGATCCACAGCGACACCCTCGCCGATGACGAGATCTGCCGGATCAAGGGCATCGGCGCGACCACGCCGGAACGAACCGCATTCGATCTCGGCCGCCGCCGCGGACTGACCATGGCCGTGATCCGCGTCGACGCCCTCCTACAAGCCACCCGCCTCAAGATTGCCGACGTGCGGCTGCTCGTCGACCGCCACCGCGGTGCTCGAGGGTTGGCGCAGTTGCGGCAGGTGCTCGACCTTGCCGACGACGGCGCCGAGTCACCCCAGGAGACCAGGCTGCGGCTGCTGCTCACCTCGGCGGGCGTACGTCCGTCGCACACCCAGATCGACGTGTTCGACCACGGCCTGCATGTGGGTCGCATCGACATGGGGTGGCCCGAGTGGAAGGTCGGTGTCCAGTACGACGGCGTCCAGCACTGGACCGATCCGAGGCAACGCACCCGGGACATCGATCAGAACGCCGAGTATCAGGACCTCGGATGGCGCGTGGTGCACGTGGGCGCCGACCTGCTGCGGTATCGCCAGGGCGCGATCGTCGCCCGCACCCGCGAAGCCTTGCGCGCCGCGGGTGCCCCCTACTGACGAAAGTTGGCTTGTGTGCCAGATTTTCGCGAAAACTCGCACACAAGCCAACGCTCGACGCTAGGGCAGCTCGTGTGGGCTGAGCGGGCCGAGTGCAGCGTCGCGTGAGGTGTCCTTGAGGTCGACGCCGGAGCGGCCGAGCGCGACGGCACCGTCGACCAGCGTCGCCACCACCCGCGCCGCCTCGGCGTATCCCAGCCCGTCCGGCGGGTGGACGTTGGAGATGCAGTTGCGGTCGGCGTCGGTGCGGCCGGGCCGCGGCAGATGGGTCAGATAGATGCCGAGGCTGTCGGCGACGCTGAGCCCGGGCCGTTCACCGATGATCACCAGCAGGGTGCGTACCCGGGCCTGCGCGCCGATGTGGTCGCCGAGGCCGACGCGGGCCTGGGTGGCGATGATCGGCGGGGCGAGCGTGTGCCGGTCCCGCAGTTGCTCCACCAACGCCGACAACAGTGCCGCGCCATGGTGGTTCAGACCCGTCGGCGACAGGCCGTCGGCCAGGACGAAGCCGATGTCGGCGCCGGCCTCGGGGACCGCGGTGCCCTCGGCGGGCAGGCGGCCCAGATCGGGGCGGCGCAGATATTCGTCGCGCGAGGCGGCGCGGCTGGTCACCACGATCGGCTCACCGATGCCGACCTCGCGCACCTGGGCCGCCAACGCCTCCACGTCGAGGGGGACGTGCACGGCGTCGCGCGCGGCGGCATGGGCCGCGGCGAGCTCGAGCACCTGATGGGTGGGCAGCGAGTTGCCGGCCCGGCCCAAGCCGATCCGCGCCTGCGTGGTCTTGCGCAGCTCATCCCAGAACTGCTGCACGGCAACGTCGTTCGATACGGTCACGACGCCTCCGCCACGGTCAGCTCGCGCAGCGGGGAGCGCGAGACGTCGAACGGGGTGAGCCGACCCGCGTCGTCGACCATGCCGACCTTGCGCAGCCACGCCTCGAACTCGGGGGCGGGACGCAGGCCCAGGGTGCGCCGCGCGACGAGCACGTCGTGGAACGACAGGCTCTGGTAGCCGAGCATGACGTCGTCGGCACCGGGAACGGTGATCACGAACGCCACCCCCGCCGCGGCCAGCAGCATCAGCAGGTTGTCCATGTCGTTCTGATCGGCCTCGGCGTGGTTGGTGTAGCAGACGTCGACGCCCATCGGCAGCCCGAGAAGCTTGCCGCAGAAGTGGTCTTCCAGGCCGGCGCGGATGATCTGCTTGCCGTCGTACAGGTACTCCGGCCCGATGAAGCCGACCACGGTGTTCACCAGCAGCGGTGACAGGTCGCGGGCCACGGCGTAGGCGCGGGCCTCCAGGGTCTGCTGGTCGACGGGTTTGCCGCCCACGCCCAGATGGGCCCCTGAACTGAGCGCCGAGCCCTGCCCGGTCTCCAGGTACATGACGTTGTTGCCCACGGTGCCGCGGTTGAGCGAGCGCGCGGCCTCGTTGCCTTCCCGCAGCAGTTGCAGGTTGACGCCGAACGCCGTGTTGGCGCCTTCGGTGCCCGCGATCGACTGGAACACCAGATCGACCGGGGCCCCGGCCTCGATGAGCCCGATCGTGGTGGTGATGTGCGACAGCACGCATGACTGCGCGGGGATGTCGTAGCGGGTGCGGATGCCGTCGAGCAGGTACAGCAGGTCGGCGGTGGCCTGCGGCGAGTCGGTGGCCGGGTTGATGCCGATGACGGCATCGCCGCACCCCAGCAGCAGCCCGTCGAGGACGGCCGCGGCGATACCCCGCGGATCGTCGGTCGGGTGGTTGGGCTGCAGCCGGGTGGCCATTGTGCCCGGGACGCCGATCGTGGTGCGCAGCGCCGAGGTCACCTGCGCCGCCGCGGACACCGCGATCAGATCCTGGTTGCGCATGATCTTGCTGACCGCCGCCACCATCTCCGGGGTGAGTCCCGATGCGACGGCGGCCAACCGGTCGGCACTGTTGTCCTCGGCCGCCACGTCGAGCAGCCAGTCCCGGAATCCGCCGACGGTGAGGTGCGACACCGCCGAAAATGCTTGGCGGTCATGGGTGTCCATGATCAGCCGGGTCACCTCGTCGGTGTCGTACGGCACCAGTTCCTCGTTGAGGAACGTCTCCAGTGGCAGGTCGGCGAGTACCCATGCGGCCGCGGCGCGTTCGCCGTCGTGCTCGGCCGCGCATCCGGCGAGTTGATCGCCGGATCGCAATGGCGTGGCCTTCGCCATCACCTCGACGAGACCGTCGAAGGTGTAGGTGACTCCCGAGACCTGCTGCCGGTATTTCACTTCAGTTCGTTCTCCGCTTCTGCCAGCATGGCGAATTCTTCATCGGGCGAGTTGGCCACCAGGCGGTGGCGACTGTAGACCGCGAAATAGAGCATGAACCCGGCGAACACCAGCAGGCACAGACCCGCCGCGATCGGGTTCACCAGGAACGTCGCGATGACCGCGAAGCACGCGACGACGAGCGCGAAGCCGGTGGTGACGGCGCCGCCAGGGGTGCGGTACGGCCGCGGCATGTTGGGTTCGCGGACCCGCAGCGTGATGTGGCTGATCATCATCAGCACGTAGCTCAGTGCGGCACCGAACACCGCCATGTTGAGCAGCAGGTCGCCCTGGCCGGTCAGCGACAGCACGAACCCGATGATGCCGGGGATCACCAGCGCCAGTGTGGGAGCCTTGCGCTTGTTGGTCACCGAGAGCGACCGCGGCAGGTAGCCGGCGCGCGACAGCGCGAACAGCTGCCGCGAGTAGGCGTAGATGATCGAGAAGAAGCTCGCAATCAGCCCCGCGAGGCCGATGTAGTTGACGACCTTGGCCGCGGTGCCGTCGCCGAGCGCCTCGACGAGCGGGTTGCCCGACGTCGACATCTCTTCTGCCCCACCGGCTCCCGTGGTCAGGAACAGCACCACGACGCAGGTGACCAGCAGGACACCCATGCCGGCGATGATGCCGCGGGGCACGTTGCGCTCCGGGTTGACGGTCTCCTCGGCGGCCAGCGGCACGCCCTCGATCGCCAGGAAGAACCAGATCGCGAACGGGATCGCGGCCCAGATGCCGAGGTAGCCGTGCGGCAGGAAGGCCGACGCACCCGCGGCGGTGGTGTCGGGCGCGATGTTGGTGAGGTTGGCGAGGTCGAACTGGCCGATCGCGGCGAGGGCGAACACCACCAGGCCCACCATGGCGATCGCGGTGATCACGAACATCACCTTGAGGGCCTCACCCACACCGGCGAGGTGGATGCCGATGAAGATCGCGAAGGCCGCGAGGTAGACCCACCACCCGGCGGTGATGCCGAACAGGCCGAGTGACTCGACGTAGGCGCCGATGAAGGTCGCGATGGCCGCCGGTGCGATGGCGTATTCGATGAGGATCGCGGTGCCGGTCGCGAACCCGCCCCACGGGCCGAGGGCCCGGCGGGCGAACGTGTAGCCGCCGCCCGCCGCGGGCAGCGCCGAAGACAGTTCGGCCATGCCCAGGACGAGGGCCAGGTACATGCCGGCGATGATGACGGCCGCGATCGCCAGGCCGCCGAAGCCGCCCTGTTCGAGGCCGAAGTTCCACCCTGAGTAGTCGCCCGAGATGACGTAACTGACGCCCAGTCCGGCGAGCAGCACCCACCCCGCGGTGCCCGACTTGAGCTGGCGCTTCTGCAGGTAATCTGCGCTTTCCAGGTGTTCTTCCACACCCGCCATGTCAAACTCCCTTGTTTGCAATGCCATTGGATCGAAGAGCGCCAGCTGCCGACCGTCTGTGCAGCTGACCGGTGAAACCACCTTTCGGCCCCCGGTTACGGGCTTCGAGCGTCGGCCGCGCGACCCTGCACGGACCTAAAGGTTGGAAACTCAACCTTTGATCAATGAGTATCGACCACAAGGGCGCGACTGTCCACCCCCACGGGCAAACCGGATGAACTCAATCGGGTTTGAGTGGCAAACCGACGACGATGCGCGCGGCGTTGTGGCCGAGCATGCGTGCGGTGTCCCGGTCGGCAGGACCCGCAGAACTCAACTCCGGCAAGGGATCTACCAACATGTTGTGGTGCACGCAGACCACACCGGAGGCGCCCATGCCCACCCCCACCTGAAGGGGTGAGCGCATGGCCGCCTGACGCGCCAACTCCGGTGCGGACCCACTGTCGGCGACCGTCTCGAGGGTGTACGGGACGCCTTCCTCCTCCATCCCGGCGAGCACGTCGCGGGTGACCGCGTCCGGCGCCCCGACCTGTGCGAACACCATGATGACCGGCGGTTCGGGCTGCCCGGCGCTACGCGTCAACGGGCGCCCCCAGCCGCTTGGCGTGCGCGGCCACCAGCCCGGAGGCCACCGCGTTGCGCGGCCCCTCGGTACCCCGCACATTTCCTGTGCCGCAGACGATCCCGTACGGGGCCAGCGCGTCGGCGATGAGTTCGGGGATCTCGAAGTCCAGTGCGCACCCGCCGAGCAGGACGACGAAGTCGATCTGGCGCAGATCGCCTGCCGGCGCGATGGCCCGCAGGGCCCGCAGCGCGTTGACGACGAAGACCCGTTCCTTGGCGGTGCGGCGCACGGCCCGGATCCGGTCGAGGGAGTGCCGGGTGGGTATCGGGGTCATACCGTGCTCGGCGAGCGCGACAACCCTGGCGAAAGCCGTTGTGGGCAGCGTCTTTTCGAAGAACTGCACGGTGCCGTTCTCCAACCGGACATGGAAGAAGCTCTCGGCCTTGCCGAGCGGGTAGCGCTTGATGTCCTCGGCCAGCTCCAGGTTGTCCAACCCGAGTTCGGCGTCGATCAGCTTGGTCACCAGGTCGCCCGCACCGGCCAGGTGCACGGCGTCGATGGTGCCGTCGGCCTCGATCAGGGCCGCGTCGGTGGATCCGCCGCCGAGGTCGAGGACCACGAGCGGTTGGTCGGTACCCGGTGTGGTGAGCGCGCCCAGCACCGCCATCTCGGCCTCCACACCGCCGACCTCCACGTCGGTGCGCACGGCGCCGGAGTCGCGCAGGCCGGCGCGCACCGCCTCGGCCACCGCGCGCATACCGCTTTCCTTGGTGCGCACCATGGCCGCGAGCGCGACGGCGTTCTCCAGCGCCACCTCACCGGCGACGCCGCCCCGAACCTCCTGCGGCACAAAGGTGTCGACGGCAAGCAGGTCCTGGATGTGTACGTCGGCCGCGGCGTGGTGGGACAGGTCGGCCATGCTCTGGCGCACGTTGGAGATCATCCCACCGGTGTTGGTGCCGGATTCGCCGACCACGTCGGCGAGCGGGCTGACCCGCTCCACCGCCGCCATGATCTCGACGGCGCCGCGGGACACGTCGACGCTGGCCCTCCTCCGTTCTCCGGTCAGCTCAAGGGATCCCGCGGGGATGGTGCGATCGGCGACGTCGCCGGCCGGGGTGCGCACCACGACCGCCGAGCGGTTGCCGGTCAGGGCGCGTGCCACCGGTGACACCACCTTGGTGGCCGCGGCGTCCAGCTCGAAGATCGTGGCCAGGCCGTAGGCGTTGGACAGGGTGCGGATCGACTGGCCGGGCCCGGCGACCTCGACCGCCGCGAGCATGTCGAGCGGAACGGCGTCGATGCGCGACACCTCGTCGATGACGGGGATCCTGCTGTCGAGCCGGTTGACCACCAGCACGGCGTCGTCGTTGCCGAGTATTGCGCCGGTCACGCGCACCCCACGCCGGGTCGCGGTGTTGATCGCCTCGGCCACGGCCTCGAAGTCGACGCCTTTGGGGACGACCACGATGACCTCTGCGCCCGAATCGGCTTCGGCCAACGCGTCGAACGCGACGGTGGTCCCCACCCCCAGCCCACGTCCCCCTGGGGTGCGCGGGTCGTGCCCGATCATCGTCGACTCGGTGATGATGGTCTCGGTGATGGTCTCCATCGCGAGCCCGCTGATCACCGGTGTCGCCTCGTTGAGCAGCACGACATCGAGGTCGGCCGGCGGGATTCCCGCCGCCGCGAGCGCACGCGTCACCGCGTCGGTCACACCGTCGACGTTGTTGGGAGTGCCCTTGATACCGGTCGTCGCGGTCAGCGCCGCACCGAGGAACCGGACCGATCCGTCCGGTTCGATCACCGCGGCGCTGGCCTCGGTGGTCGAGTTACCGATGTCGACGCCGACAACGGTAAGTCCCATCAGGTCCCCAGCGCCTCGGCAACGCTGAACCGCGGTACCACCTCGACGGGCTTGGCCTGCTTTACGATCTGCTCGGTCTCCTTGAGATGCAGCAGCGCCGCCTTGGCCTGCCAGCGCGGCCGGGCCATCTGGTCGTTGAGCGTCGGAACCGGTTCGGGCGACTCGCCTTTCGCGTACTGTGCGGCGTTGGAGCCGATGGACCGGTAGGTCTCCAGCGTCATCAGCGGGCTCTGCGGGAACAGCTCGAGGCTCGACAGCCGCGGCAGGTCACGCTGGTGGATCATGGACGTGCCGCGCGACAGGATCCCGATGCCGATGCCCGACCCGGACAGTTTCGCCGCCGTGTGGGCGAGCACGGCCAGATCGCTGCTGTGGCGCACGCGGATACACCGCGCGTGGACTTCCTGTTCCTCGATGCCTGCGAGGATCTCGCGGATCACATCGGCGTGGGACAGCCCGATGATGGTCTGGCTGAAGAAGTCGGCGAACGCCGGCGACACCGCCACCACCACCTCGTCGGTCCGCTTGCCGGGTTCGGCCGGGGCGTCACCGACGAACTCGAGCGTGCGTTGTGCCTGCGTGTTCGGCATGATCACTGGACCTCCACCTCGGGGTTCTCGG
This region of Mycolicibacterium goodii genomic DNA includes:
- the glmM gene encoding phosphoglucosamine mutase, producing the protein MARLFGTDGVRGVANRDLTAELALALGSAAARRLSGTAAANPPGRARRVAVVGRDPRASGEMLEAAVIAGLTSEGVDALRVGVLPTPAVAYLTSAYDADFGVMISASHNPMPDNGIKIFGPGGHKLDDATEDRIEELVHAGAVARPTGTGIGRVLDAEDALDRYLRHVNKAVTTRFDGLTVVVDCAHGAASAAAPRAYRAAGANVIAINAEPTGLNINDNCGSTHMDVVRAAVVEHGADLGLAHDGDADRCLAVDATGRVVDGDAIMVILALAMQEAGELAANTLVATVMSNLGLHLAMRAAGIEVRTTAVGDRYVLEELRSGEFSLGGEQSGHIVMPSFGTTGDGIVTGLRLMSRMAQTGSSLAALADAMHTLPQVLINVAVSDKATVAQAPSVRSAVAAAEAELGDTGRILLRPSGTEQVVRVMVEAADEDTARQVAARIAESVSSQG
- the rpsI gene encoding 30S ribosomal protein S9, coding for MTDVTETEVVTESAEPREPVIIDRPIQTVGRRKEAVVRVRLVPGTGQFNLDGRTLENYFPNKVHQQLIKAPLVTVDRVDQFDIYAHLDGGGPSGQAGALRLAIARALILVQPEDRPALKKAGFLTRDPRAIERKKYGLKKARKAPQYSKR
- the rplM gene encoding 50S ribosomal protein L13, whose amino-acid sequence is MPTYTPKAGDTTRSWYVIDASDVVLGRLASAAATLLRGKHKPTFTPNVDGGDFVIVINADKIAVSGDKLTKKFAYRHSGYPGGLRKRTIGELLEKHPTRVVENAIIGMLPHNKLGRQIQKKLKVYAGPDHPHAAQQPVPYEIKQVAQ
- the eutC gene encoding ethanolamine ammonia-lyase subunit EutC, which produces MTVSNDVAVQQFWDELRKTTQARIGLGRAGNSLPTHQVLELAAAHAAARDAVHVPLDVEALAAQVREVGIGEPIVVTSRAASRDEYLRRPDLGRLPAEGTAVPEAGADIGFVLADGLSPTGLNHHGAALLSALVEQLRDRHTLAPPIIATQARVGLGDHIGAQARVRTLLVIIGERPGLSVADSLGIYLTHLPRPGRTDADRNCISNVHPPDGLGYAEAARVVATLVDGAVALGRSGVDLKDTSRDAALGPLSPHELP
- a CDS encoding ethanolamine ammonia-lyase subunit EutB gives rise to the protein MKYRQQVSGVTYTFDGLVEVMAKATPLRSGDQLAGCAAEHDGERAAAAWVLADLPLETFLNEELVPYDTDEVTRLIMDTHDRQAFSAVSHLTVGGFRDWLLDVAAEDNSADRLAAVASGLTPEMVAAVSKIMRNQDLIAVSAAAQVTSALRTTIGVPGTMATRLQPNHPTDDPRGIAAAVLDGLLLGCGDAVIGINPATDSPQATADLLYLLDGIRTRYDIPAQSCVLSHITTTIGLIEAGAPVDLVFQSIAGTEGANTAFGVNLQLLREGNEAARSLNRGTVGNNVMYLETGQGSALSSGAHLGVGGKPVDQQTLEARAYAVARDLSPLLVNTVVGFIGPEYLYDGKQIIRAGLEDHFCGKLLGLPMGVDVCYTNHAEADQNDMDNLLMLLAAAGVAFVITVPGADDVMLGYQSLSFHDVLVARRTLGLRPAPEFEAWLRKVGMVDDAGRLTPFDVSRSPLRELTVAEAS
- the eat gene encoding ethanolamine permease, whose product is MAGVEEHLESADYLQKRQLKSGTAGWVLLAGLGVSYVISGDYSGWNFGLEQGGFGGLAIAAVIIAGMYLALVLGMAELSSALPAAGGGYTFARRALGPWGGFATGTAILIEYAIAPAAIATFIGAYVESLGLFGITAGWWVYLAAFAIFIGIHLAGVGEALKVMFVITAIAMVGLVVFALAAIGQFDLANLTNIAPDTTAAGASAFLPHGYLGIWAAIPFAIWFFLAIEGVPLAAEETVNPERNVPRGIIAGMGVLLVTCVVVLFLTTGAGGAEEMSTSGNPLVEALGDGTAAKVVNYIGLAGLIASFFSIIYAYSRQLFALSRAGYLPRSLSVTNKRKAPTLALVIPGIIGFVLSLTGQGDLLLNMAVFGAALSYVLMMISHITLRVREPNMPRPYRTPGGAVTTGFALVVACFAVIATFLVNPIAAGLCLLVFAGFMLYFAVYSRHRLVANSPDEEFAMLAEAENELK
- a CDS encoding glycerol dehydratase reactivase beta/small subunit family protein; protein product: MTRSAGQPEPPVIMVFAQVGAPDAVTRDVLAGMEEEGVPYTLETVADSGSAPELARQAAMRSPLQVGVGMGASGVVCVHHNMLVDPLPELSSAGPADRDTARMLGHNAARIVVGLPLKPD
- a CDS encoding diol dehydratase reactivase subunit alpha; its protein translation is MGLTVVGVDIGNSTTEASAAVIEPDGSVRFLGAALTATTGIKGTPNNVDGVTDAVTRALAAAGIPPADLDVVLLNEATPVISGLAMETITETIITESTMIGHDPRTPGGRGLGVGTTVAFDALAEADSGAEVIVVVPKGVDFEAVAEAINTATRRGVRVTGAILGNDDAVLVVNRLDSRIPVIDEVSRIDAVPLDMLAAVEVAGPGQSIRTLSNAYGLATIFELDAAATKVVSPVARALTGNRSAVVVRTPAGDVADRTIPAGSLELTGERRRASVDVSRGAVEIMAAVERVSPLADVVGESGTNTGGMISNVRQSMADLSHHAAADVHIQDLLAVDTFVPQEVRGGVAGEVALENAVALAAMVRTKESGMRAVAEAVRAGLRDSGAVRTDVEVGGVEAEMAVLGALTTPGTDQPLVVLDLGGGSTDAALIEADGTIDAVHLAGAGDLVTKLIDAELGLDNLELAEDIKRYPLGKAESFFHVRLENGTVQFFEKTLPTTAFARVVALAEHGMTPIPTRHSLDRIRAVRRTAKERVFVVNALRALRAIAPAGDLRQIDFVVLLGGCALDFEIPELIADALAPYGIVCGTGNVRGTEGPRNAVASGLVAAHAKRLGAPVDA
- a CDS encoding propanediol/glycerol family dehydratase medium subunit, giving the protein MPNTQAQRTLEFVGDAPAEPGKRTDEVVVAVSPAFADFFSQTIIGLSHADVIREILAGIEEQEVHARCIRVRHSSDLAVLAHTAAKLSGSGIGIGILSRGTSMIHQRDLPRLSSLELFPQSPLMTLETYRSIGSNAAQYAKGESPEPVPTLNDQMARPRWQAKAALLHLKETEQIVKQAKPVEVVPRFSVAEALGT